The genomic DNA GCAGCCAAGGCCCCGTATTTTTGCTGCCATTGGCTTCCGATGGAATGGCTCCAAGGTGAGCCCTGCGGGGAGTTTGGAAGGAGCTAAATCCCTATTGGGAAGCCCGACTTGGCTGCGGAACGAGCCAGGGCCGATTGTAGAGGCGAGGAGTGGCGCGGTCGGATTTAGGATAGCCTTAGCTCTTGCTGCCCTTTTTGGTGGGACAGTGTCCCTGATATCTCTCCCTCTTATCCGTTTCAACTCCCCGCTCGATCCCCTACTGAATGCGCAGATTTCCCGTATTGGGGCTTTCGGACAATTTTTTCACTGGCTTACGCCCACGGCAGGCCCCGCCTTAAGCTTCGGAGACGGATAAGACCGAGCGTGTTCCGGAGACACCCATCTCCAAACTCGCTCGTTCCTTGGCCAAGGACTTTGTGCTCGCGCCAGAGCGATCGACCGAGCGGGTACCCAACGTGATTTCCCCTGATAGGCTCGGGGCCACCCGATCCAAGACAGAAAAAAGTTCGTCCGTTCGCGCCGCTGGTAATTCAAAAGCAATACCAAGTCCGTGGTGTCCCTTTCCAGAGTGTTCCGGCGAAGCCATTAGCTCACATTCTGCAAGAGCTGCCCCACCCGATGTTTCGAAGGTTTTGTTCCCAGGTGGCTTCGGCCCTTAGTGGGCTTGTAACAAAGACCCAAGGTCTAGCCGACAACCTCGAAGCTCTCCTTTGGTACTCGCGCCTACCCGACTCTTTTCCCATCTTCATACCAGGCCCAATTCGCTCCATAATCTTCTTGCTTTGCTTCCTGGCCTTCTAGGCTTGATGGCGCGGCAAAGGATCCCATCGTCGTCGGCGTATGACACAATGTGGACCGCCCACTTAGCCGCTTATCCTTCGCTTTTCCACGGCAAGAGAAACCACCTAGATAGAGAGGTTAGCCAAAAGAGGAGTGATAGGAGCTCCTTGCGGCGTCCCCGCCTCCCGTCCTTAGCCTCGGTCGTTCGCCGCCTTCCTCGCTGCTCGTCTTCTTCAAGCTGCATTTCCGGCCAGGCTTTTCAAAAGCGCGAGCATGGCCCCGTCGCATATCCGCCGGGCCAGGCTCTCCGTCAAAGAGGCCCGAGAGCAATCCTCCCGAACTACTGAACGAGCTCAGCGTCAACGATTTCAGTATGGCCCGCTTTCAAAAGAGCCTGCACCTGGTTAACCACCTCCCAGGGACATCGCCCTTCTCGATAGGGATACTCTTCTTCCGCTACATTCGCCTCAAACATCGGGCTAGACTACCCGAACCGCCACGATGTAGACCGCCCGATGTCATAGGGTGGATGTAACTTGCGGCCTTCGTTTCCCACTAGCTTTAGCTATCCACACCCGTCGTACCGCTTTCGGCGGCCACCTTTCGGTTCGATCGCTCTTCCACCCATCGATCTAACCACCCCTCTACTCCTCTCTCTTCGATCCGCTGAAACGCCTGGCCATCCACCCCTGCCACTCTACCCTTCCCTCCGGCAGAGCTTCCAAGCATAGGCCAATACGTCCTTGCGTAGAGTGCGTCGTACAAGGAGGAGAACCGAGAGGTCAGACTTGCGTTGGCTTTCGCCTGCAAGGCCATCGGGAGCTTCCGAAAACGCGATTGAAAGGTTCTCGGCCTTATTCGCGCATTTCCATCACCTCGCTCCTTGCGCTGTTTCTCTCTGGCACTCTCGGGCCCCTTTCCTCCCTAGAGCCTTTCTCCGAGTTCCACAGTATTTTATGGACCTATCCGACTCCCATGTGCTCCTACTCTGGCCCGTCACGGAGCAGCGGTCGGCCCGCTCGGTACTATTGGGCACCACCCCAAACCGACAGCTAGATGAGCTTCCCGTGCTGGAATAGCGTCCTTTGCACCCATGCCGTCGCCCAGAACCCCGGCGGCTTTTCCCAGTGCACAGATGGCTCTCCTCTCCAGGGAGACTTCGGTCTTTGCTTTTTTAGGGAACAAGCTTGGGCACCCACGTTGCGGATTTCCGAGGCTTTGTTACAGCGTTAACTTGCATTAGCGCCTGCTTGCCGACTCGCCCGTTTTTGGGGCCTTTCCGTTAAGAGACTTCAACCGCCAGCAGCCACTCCGGACGTTTCCGGCTCAAGCAATCGTTACCAAGTGGGGAGACCTGCCTCCCCACTTGGGGATTCACTCTTTTCCAGACGCACATGGAATCATCCGTCGCAGAAAAAGGAAGGAACTCTCTGCAGTCTCTCATCCGAACAGACGAAAAAGGGCCCCCCGAAGTTAGCAAAGGCGCCAGAGATGAAAAGCTCTTGGACAGGCTAACCCCTCTTCCCCCACCCCCAGAGACGAACCAGCGGCCGTTTAGAGACGGAAAGATCAACGTTGCAGGAGCATGACAGTAGCTCTAGAAAAGGAAACAAACCTATGGAGGGGGATACCACCCTAAGTCCAGCGCTGGGTCCCAGACCAGTGGAACCGTGGAGAGAACCTACGGAAGCGTTTCTGCGTTTCCTTCAGTATCAGAAACTTTCCTCTGCGTACACGGTCCGCAATTATCGCTTCGTTCTGGCGGAATTTGCCCGTTGGATAAGACAGCCATTCCGATGGGAGGAGCTAAAAAGAGAGACCTTTCGAGATTATCTTTACTGGCTGGGAAGGCGCCGACTCTCAGCAGGTTCCGTTCGCCTGCGCATAGCAGCCCTTCGAAGTTTTTACCAGTACTTGCTGCAACAGGAAAAAGTCGCCGCCAATCCCCTGAGGGGGCTTCCGGCTCCCAAGCGACCTAGGCGGTTGCCCGTCTTTTTGACTTTGGAACAGATGGCTCGCCTTCTGCAAGCGCCCTCGGAAAAGTGGAAGCAAAGGCAGAATAATCGATCACGCGGGCAAAGGTGGGAGCGGTGGCAGTATCTCCGCGACCGAGCCTGGCTAGAGACTCTTTACGGAGGAGGCCTTCGGATTGGGGAGTTAGTGCGACTGACGGTCTTCGATTTTGATCCAAGCTCAGGAATTTTACGGGTACGAGGCAAGGGTCGAAAAGAAAGGCTCTGTCCTATTGGGGAGGCAGCCAAGGAAGCTATCCAAGCCTACCTTCAGGTGCGTCCTCTTTCAAGTGAAGCCCTTTTCGTAGGTCCCTCTGGCAAGCCCTTAACGGTGCGGAACCTTCAAAAGCTTCTCAAAGAATATCTTAAGCTTGCGGGACTCGACTTTCGCATCACGCCACACAAACTTCGGCACAGTTTTGCCACCCACCTTCTGGATCGTGGAGCAGATCTTCGGAGTGTTCAGGAGCTCCTTGGACACGCTCACTTGGTGACGACCCAAATTTATACGGCGGTCACTACCGAACGACTCCTTAAGGAATACGCTCGCACGCATCCCCGAGCGCATGCCGAGCCATGACAGAACTTCTTCTACTGGTCGGCTATAACGTCCTTTTGAGTGTCGCTTTGCTTTTGGCACTCCCCTACCTTTTGTACCGATTACGCAAACGCGGCCAGCCTTGGGACGGAATTGGCGAGCGGTTCGGTTGTTACTCGCGATCCCTAGTGGAAAGACTCCGAGAGGGCGCTGATCTATGGATCCATGCGGTAAGCGTCGGCGAGGTGATGGTGGCATCGGTGCTTTTGTATCACTTACGGCAACGAGATCCTCGGATTCGTGTAGTTCTGACAACAACAACGGTCACCGGCAGGCGAGTGGCAAGCGCGCTGGAAGACTCCAACACGATCGTCCTCTACAATCCCATCGATCTTTACTGGTGCGTTTCGCGAGCGTTGCGAACGATTCGACCCAAGCTTCTGGTTCTTGTCGAAGCAGAAATTTGGCCCAATTACCTGTGGCTCGCAAAACATCGAGGTGTTGCCACCTGCCTGTTGAACGCCCGGCTCTCTCCCCGGAGCTACCGGCGTTACCGGCGGTTTCGTTGGATCCTGGAACGGGTTCTCCTATGGCTCGACCTTGTGCTTGTCCAGCATTTTTCCGATGTGGAACGTTTCGTCCAGGCAGGCTTTCCTTCGGAAGCCATTTTTACAGCCGGTAGCCTCAAATACGACGTGGCTGATCTTCCGAATGTGAACGGAAAGCTTGTAGACCGATGGTGGCGCCTCTGCGGATGGGAGGCTGAAAAGGATCGCGTGTTTTTAGCCGGGAGCACCCATCCGGGCGAAGAAGATATTCTCTTGCGAACCTATACTCAGGTCTTGGAAAAATATCCCGAGTGGAAACTTGTCCTGGCTCCTCGACACGTGGAACGAGCCAGAGAGCTTTTGGTGCTTTGTGCTCGGTTGGGTCTCCCTGCAAAGCTGCGATCCCAACTCGGTCAAACCCCGGATGGGAAACCCCTTCGTGTTCTCATCTTGGACACCACCGGCGAGCTTCGTTGCGTCTATGAGAAAGCGGATCTTGTTTTTGTCGGAAAAAGTCTCAAGGCCCGGGGAGGACAAAACTTTATTGAAGCCGCCCGGGTAGGAAAGCCGATCATTGTAGGGCCGTACATGGAAAATTTTGCACATCTCGTAGTCGAGTTCCTGTCCAAGGAGGGGATTCGCCAGGTTCGAGACGAGTTTGAGCTTGCGCGAGCAATGGAAAGATTGGCGGGACATCCAGAAGAACGCGAAGAACTGGGGAAGAGAGCACGGCTCGTCTTTGAAACGAATCTAGGCGCTGGCCGGGTAGCCGCCGAGGTTCTCTGGGAATTTCTACAACACCTCGGTCATAGATAGTAGTACCTCAAGCTTTTCTGGGTTTTGCTCGATCAAAAAGAGCTTGTCTCAACTCACCCACCTTCCAGGGAGATTACGCTCCAAGAAAGCCGCGTTGCTTTCTTCCATGGAAAACCATGGCCCTAGAATCTTATTTTTGAAAAAAGCAACCCAGTTTCCCCGTGTCCTCCAAAGCTTTGTGACGGTTTGGTAAAACCCAAAGGGATCTCGATCTATCCACCTTGAACGGAGAGGTTTTGGCTAGGAAAATCTCGGTCGGAAAGGCAACCAAAGAACCTCGTTTTTTCCGTCGCAATCCTGTGCTGCTGTGAGTGAGCAGGCAGGAGTCGGTCCGAATAGATGCCGGACGAGCATGGCCACGAGCGTCCGGCAATGCCACAAAAGCT from Candidatus Methylacidithermus pantelleriae includes the following:
- a CDS encoding tyrosine recombinase XerC, which encodes MEGDTTLSPALGPRPVEPWREPTEAFLRFLQYQKLSSAYTVRNYRFVLAEFARWIRQPFRWEELKRETFRDYLYWLGRRRLSAGSVRLRIAALRSFYQYLLQQEKVAANPLRGLPAPKRPRRLPVFLTLEQMARLLQAPSEKWKQRQNNRSRGQRWERWQYLRDRAWLETLYGGGLRIGELVRLTVFDFDPSSGILRVRGKGRKERLCPIGEAAKEAIQAYLQVRPLSSEALFVGPSGKPLTVRNLQKLLKEYLKLAGLDFRITPHKLRHSFATHLLDRGADLRSVQELLGHAHLVTTQIYTAVTTERLLKEYARTHPRAHAEP
- a CDS encoding 3-deoxy-D-manno-octulosonic acid transferase gives rise to the protein MTELLLLVGYNVLLSVALLLALPYLLYRLRKRGQPWDGIGERFGCYSRSLVERLREGADLWIHAVSVGEVMVASVLLYHLRQRDPRIRVVLTTTTVTGRRVASALEDSNTIVLYNPIDLYWCVSRALRTIRPKLLVLVEAEIWPNYLWLAKHRGVATCLLNARLSPRSYRRYRRFRWILERVLLWLDLVLVQHFSDVERFVQAGFPSEAIFTAGSLKYDVADLPNVNGKLVDRWWRLCGWEAEKDRVFLAGSTHPGEEDILLRTYTQVLEKYPEWKLVLAPRHVERARELLVLCARLGLPAKLRSQLGQTPDGKPLRVLILDTTGELRCVYEKADLVFVGKSLKARGGQNFIEAARVGKPIIVGPYMENFAHLVVEFLSKEGIRQVRDEFELARAMERLAGHPEEREELGKRARLVFETNLGAGRVAAEVLWEFLQHLGHR